In Harpia harpyja isolate bHarHar1 chromosome 12, bHarHar1 primary haplotype, whole genome shotgun sequence, a single window of DNA contains:
- the GPR171 gene encoding G-protein coupled receptor 171: MSSNVSQCHVRKEMEPFTYFYYLIFLVGFIGSCFALWAFTQKDQKQKCMSIYLINLLTADFLLTLALPVKIIVDLGVASWKLRIFHCQVTACFIYLNMYLSIIFLGFVSMDRCLQLMHSYKTYRIQEPGFAKMLSAVVWTMVLLITVPNMAIPIKTIEERPGAGCIDFKTKFGRDWHVFTNFICTAIFLNFSAVILISNFLVVRQLYRNKYSESYPNVKKALINILLVTAGYLLCFVPYHIVRIPYTLSQSDTITSCSLKQALFKAKESTLLFAVSNLCFDPILYYHLSKSFRLKFTETFAAPKEAKAFADKEVRHSSEQQMQKY, from the coding sequence ATGTCAAGCAATGTTTCACAATGCCATGTCAGAAAAGAAATGGAaccttttacttatttttactaCTTGATTTTTCTTGTGGGATTTATTGGAAGTTGTTTCGCACTATGGGCATTCACACAAAAAGATCAGAAACAGAAGTGTATGAGCATCTACTTAATTAACCTCTTAACAGCGGATTTTTTGTTGACTCTGGCGTTGCCAGTAAAGATTATTGTTGACCTAGGAGTTGCATCCTGGAAACTGAGAATATTCCACTGTCAAGTCACAGCCTGTTTCATCTACCTGAACATGTATTTATCAATCATATTTTTGGGATTTGTAAGCATGGATCGTTGCCTTCAGCTAATGCACAGTTATAAGACCTACCGCATTCAAGAGCCTGGATTTGCCAAGATGTTGTCTGCAGTCGTATGGACAATGGTTCTCCTTATAACAGTGCCTAACATGGCTATTCCAATAAAAACCATTGAAGAAAGACCTGGTGCAGGGTGCattgatttcaaaacaaaatttggaAGAGACTGGCATGTGTTTACTAATTTCATATGCACAGCAATATTCCTGAATTTTTCAGCTGTGATACTGATTTCCAATTTCCTTGTTGTTAGACAACTCTACCGAAACAAATACAGCGAGAGTTACCCAAACGTGAAGAAAGCCCTCATCAACATACTGCTCGTAACTGCAGGCTACCTGCTGTGTTTTGTTCCGTACCACATTGTTCGCATCCCCTACACTTTGAGCCAAAGCGACACCATAACCAGCTGCTCTCTGAAACAAGCTCTCTTTAAAGCTAAAGAATCTACCTTGCTGTTTGCAGTATCAAACCTCTGTTTTGACCCTATTCTGTATTACCATCTTTCCAAATCATTCAGACTGAAATTTACTGAGACTTTTGCAGCACCGAAAGAGGCAAAGGCTTTCGCAGACAAAGAGGTACGACACAGCAGTGAACAGCAGATGCAGAAGTACTGA